Proteins encoded by one window of Sulfurospirillum barnesii SES-3:
- the nifJ gene encoding pyruvate:ferredoxin (flavodoxin) oxidoreductase, which produces MAKVMKTMDGNEAAAYASYAFTEVAGIYPITPSSPMADFTDIWASQGKKNLFGMPVKVVEMQSEGGAAGTVHGSLQAGALTTTYTASQGLLLKIPNMYKMAGQLLPSVIHVSARTLATHALSIFGDHQDVYAARQTGYAMLSSGSVQQVMDLAGVAHLCAIKGRVPFMHFFDGFRTSHEIQKIEVMDYAVFDRLLDKEAVQRFRDEALNPESPKTRGTAQNDDIYFQGREAQNKFYDALPDIVAHYMAEISKETGREYKPFTYYGAKDADRIVVAMGSVTECLKETIDYLNGKGEKVGLITPHLYRPFSIKYLMDVMPESVKKISVLDRTKEAGSIGEPLYLDMRAAFYGHANAPIIVGGRYGLSSKDVDPAQMLAVFENLKLADPKNDFTVGIVDDVTFKSLSVGEKMSLGEPETKECLFYGLGADGTVGANKSSIKIIGDETDMYAQAYFAYDSKKSGGFTRSHLRFGKHPIRSTYLVSNPHFVACSVAAYLELYDVIDGIREHGTFLLNSIWDADETIKRIPNKVKRILATKKVNFYIINATKLARDIGLGNRSNTIMQSAFFKLAEIIDFEKAQEFMKKQAYKTYHKKGEQIVELNYKAIDVGANGLIKVEVDPSWANLKDEVKTQEITTYKGTPFVEAIAKPVNAARGDSLPVSVFNGYEDGTFEHGTTEYEKRGVGVMVPKWIEENCIQCNQCAFVCPHAVIRPFLINDAEFAAAPEGVKTHALDAKGKELKGLKYKIQVSSLDCTGCDLCAEACPTKEKSLVMVPLQESLEAGEQINADYLFKKVTYKDDILSKNTVKGALFAKPLFEFHAACPGCGETPYITLATRLFGDSMMIANATGCSSIYGGSAPSTPYRKNDAGHGPAWANSLFEDNAEFGLGMHVANETIRHRIHSVMEASLEKAPNAIAALYKDWIEFRDDRVKSAEIRDLLVPLLQANPTAPGADIILSLKQYIAKKSQWIFGGDGWAYDIGYGGLDHVIASGEDVNILVLDTEVYSNTGGQSSKSSRAGSIAQFTAAGKPSQKKDLGYIAMTYGNVFVAQINSNASAAQTIKAFEAAEAYPGVSLIIAYSPCIAHGIKGGLGKSGNQGELATKCGYWPIYTYDPRLEKEGKNPVKITGKEPDWSLYDEFLMNEVRYASLKKSNPEHAQALFDHNKKDAQRRWRQLNRLAMADFSNELEEA; this is translated from the coding sequence ATGGCTAAAGTCATGAAAACGATGGATGGTAACGAAGCTGCTGCGTATGCGTCGTATGCGTTTACGGAAGTGGCGGGTATCTATCCTATTACACCTTCTTCACCAATGGCGGATTTTACGGATATTTGGGCTTCTCAAGGTAAAAAAAATCTTTTTGGTATGCCTGTTAAAGTGGTCGAAATGCAAAGTGAGGGTGGCGCTGCTGGAACCGTTCATGGTTCACTTCAAGCAGGTGCACTTACCACAACTTACACGGCTTCTCAAGGCTTGTTACTTAAAATCCCAAATATGTACAAAATGGCAGGTCAATTATTACCAAGTGTTATTCATGTGAGCGCACGTACCCTCGCAACCCATGCCCTTTCTATTTTTGGAGACCATCAAGATGTTTATGCCGCACGCCAAACAGGTTATGCGATGCTTTCATCTGGTTCGGTTCAACAGGTTATGGATTTAGCAGGTGTGGCGCATTTATGTGCGATTAAAGGGCGTGTTCCTTTTATGCATTTTTTTGATGGTTTTAGAACATCCCATGAGATTCAAAAAATTGAAGTGATGGATTATGCGGTTTTTGATAGACTCCTCGATAAAGAAGCCGTTCAACGCTTCCGTGATGAGGCGTTAAACCCTGAATCTCCAAAAACACGTGGTACAGCACAAAATGACGATATTTATTTCCAAGGCAGAGAAGCACAAAATAAATTTTATGACGCATTGCCTGATATTGTTGCGCACTACATGGCTGAAATTTCAAAAGAGACAGGACGTGAGTATAAGCCTTTTACCTATTATGGTGCAAAAGATGCTGATAGAATCGTTGTAGCGATGGGTTCAGTGACAGAGTGTTTGAAAGAGACGATTGATTATTTAAATGGCAAAGGTGAAAAAGTAGGTTTAATTACACCCCATCTTTACCGCCCATTTAGCATCAAATATTTAATGGATGTGATGCCAGAGTCCGTTAAAAAGATTTCTGTTTTAGATAGAACCAAAGAGGCTGGCTCTATTGGTGAACCATTGTATCTTGATATGAGAGCAGCGTTTTATGGACATGCTAATGCTCCTATTATTGTGGGTGGTCGTTATGGTCTTTCATCCAAAGATGTTGATCCTGCGCAAATGTTAGCGGTGTTTGAAAATTTAAAACTTGCTGATCCAAAAAATGATTTTACCGTAGGTATTGTAGATGATGTCACGTTTAAATCGTTGAGTGTTGGCGAAAAGATGAGTTTGGGTGAGCCTGAGACAAAAGAGTGTTTATTTTACGGATTGGGTGCGGATGGTACGGTTGGTGCGAACAAAAGTTCAATTAAAATCATCGGTGATGAGACAGACATGTACGCACAAGCCTATTTTGCTTATGACTCTAAAAAGTCAGGTGGATTTACACGTTCTCACCTTCGTTTCGGAAAACATCCGATTCGCTCTACCTATCTTGTTTCCAACCCGCACTTTGTCGCCTGTTCAGTAGCGGCGTACCTTGAGTTGTATGACGTCATCGATGGCATTAGAGAGCATGGTACTTTTCTTCTAAACTCCATTTGGGATGCTGATGAGACGATTAAGCGAATTCCTAATAAGGTCAAGCGCATTTTAGCGACGAAAAAGGTTAATTTTTACATCATCAATGCGACCAAATTAGCACGTGATATTGGTTTGGGAAATCGTAGTAATACTATTATGCAGTCTGCTTTCTTTAAACTTGCCGAAATCATTGATTTTGAAAAAGCCCAAGAATTTATGAAAAAGCAAGCGTATAAAACGTATCACAAAAAAGGGGAGCAAATTGTTGAGCTTAACTACAAAGCGATTGATGTAGGAGCGAATGGTTTGATTAAAGTTGAGGTTGATCCATCATGGGCAAATCTTAAAGACGAAGTAAAAACTCAAGAAATCACGACCTATAAAGGTACCCCATTTGTTGAAGCAATCGCAAAACCAGTCAATGCAGCACGAGGTGATAGCTTACCTGTTTCTGTTTTTAATGGTTATGAAGATGGTACGTTTGAGCATGGAACTACAGAGTATGAAAAACGTGGTGTTGGTGTTATGGTTCCTAAATGGATTGAAGAGAATTGTATTCAATGTAATCAATGTGCATTTGTCTGTCCACATGCTGTTATTCGACCATTTCTTATTAATGATGCAGAGTTTGCAGCTGCACCTGAGGGTGTTAAAACGCATGCCCTTGATGCCAAAGGTAAAGAGTTAAAAGGCTTAAAATACAAAATTCAAGTCTCTTCATTGGATTGTACAGGATGTGATCTGTGTGCAGAGGCATGTCCTACAAAAGAGAAGTCTTTGGTCATGGTTCCATTGCAAGAGAGTCTTGAAGCAGGGGAGCAAATTAACGCAGATTACCTCTTCAAAAAAGTGACCTATAAAGATGATATTCTCTCTAAAAATACGGTAAAAGGTGCTTTATTTGCAAAACCACTTTTTGAGTTTCATGCTGCATGTCCAGGCTGTGGTGAAACGCCATACATTACCCTAGCAACACGTCTTTTTGGTGATAGCATGATGATTGCTAATGCGACAGGTTGTTCTTCAATTTATGGTGGTTCAGCTCCTTCAACACCGTATCGTAAAAATGATGCTGGTCATGGTCCTGCTTGGGCGAACTCACTGTTTGAAGACAATGCAGAGTTTGGTTTGGGTATGCATGTAGCAAATGAGACGATTCGTCATCGTATTCACTCTGTCATGGAAGCTTCTTTAGAAAAAGCACCCAATGCCATTGCAGCACTCTATAAAGATTGGATTGAGTTTAGAGATGATAGAGTAAAATCTGCTGAAATTCGTGATCTTTTGGTTCCTCTTTTACAAGCCAATCCAACAGCACCTGGTGCAGATATTATCTTAAGCCTCAAACAGTACATTGCTAAAAAATCACAATGGATTTTTGGTGGTGATGGTTGGGCGTATGACATTGGTTATGGTGGACTCGACCATGTTATTGCCAGTGGAGAAGATGTAAACATCCTTGTTCTTGATACTGAAGTGTACTCTAACACAGGTGGTCAAAGTTCAAAATCATCACGTGCAGGTTCTATCGCTCAATTTACTGCCGCTGGAAAACCGAGTCAGAAAAAAGATTTGGGGTATATTGCAATGACATATGGCAATGTTTTTGTTGCGCAAATCAACTCAAATGCCTCTGCAGCGCAAACCATTAAAGCGTTTGAAGCAGCAGAAGCGTATCCTGGCGTATCTTTGATTATTGCTTATTCACCGTGTATTGCACATGGTATTAAAGGTGGTCTTGGTAAATCAGGCAATCAAGGAGAACTCGCAACCAAATGTGGTTACTGGCCAATTTATACCTATGATCCACGTTTGGAAAAAGAGGGTAAAAATCCTGTTAAAATTACAGGCAAAGAGCCTGATTGGTCATTGTATGATGAGTTCTTGATGAATGAGGTACGTTATGCGTCCCTTAAAAAATCCAATCCTGAACATGCACAAGCCTTGTTTGATCATAATAAAAAAGATGCACAAAGAAGATGGAGACAACTCAACCGTTTAGCAATGGCTGATTTCTCTAATGAGCTAGAAGAGGCTTAA
- a CDS encoding DUF523 domain-containing protein, translated as MSSEKILISACLMGENVKYDGGNNALHVKILEQWKDEGRLVLVCPEVLGGLSTPRHPCEVVHGENRVVNTQGEDVTDAFLKGAGEALLVAQKQSVCMAILKARSPSCGKDVIYDGTFSHTHVRDSGFTCKALQKAGITVFSEEEFVEAEAFLRAKEA; from the coding sequence GTGAGCAGCGAAAAAATTTTAATCAGTGCGTGCTTAATGGGTGAAAACGTGAAATACGATGGTGGCAATAATGCTTTACATGTAAAGATTTTGGAACAGTGGAAGGACGAAGGGCGTTTGGTGTTGGTATGCCCTGAAGTCTTAGGGGGACTGAGCACACCTAGGCATCCTTGTGAGGTGGTGCATGGGGAAAATCGCGTGGTAAATACCCAAGGAGAAGATGTGACAGATGCCTTTTTAAAAGGGGCGGGTGAGGCACTGTTGGTGGCACAAAAACAAAGCGTATGCATGGCAATTTTAAAAGCCAGAAGCCCTTCGTGTGGCAAAGATGTTATTTACGATGGGACATTTTCGCATACCCATGTGCGTGATTCTGGGTTTACATGTAAAGCTTTACAAAAAGCAGGAATCACCGTTTTTAGCGAAGAAGAGTTCGTAGAAGCAGAGGCTTTTTTAAGGGCAAAAGAGGCTTAG
- a CDS encoding MmcQ/YjbR family DNA-binding protein, whose product MTLTILNDYCLSFKGALKEYPFDDTTAVYKVGNKIFALIDEERNPPRINLKCDPYYARELRELYENVTAGYHMNKKHWNTIICDRNLEDALILGWIDDSYELVYKGLSQKMKAFISNS is encoded by the coding sequence ATGACATTAACGATTTTAAACGACTACTGCTTGAGTTTTAAAGGGGCCTTAAAAGAGTACCCTTTCGACGATACCACTGCTGTGTATAAAGTGGGCAACAAAATTTTTGCCCTGATTGATGAAGAGCGCAATCCTCCACGCATCAATCTTAAATGCGACCCTTACTACGCCAGAGAATTACGAGAACTGTACGAGAATGTCACAGCAGGCTATCACATGAATAAAAAACATTGGAATACCATTATTTGCGATAGAAACCTTGAGGATGCTTTAATTTTAGGCTGGATTGATGACTCGTATGAACTGGTTTACAAAGGTCTTTCTCAAAAAATGAAAGCGTTCATTTCCAATAGCTAA
- a CDS encoding OmpA family protein — MKKSLFSLAALATLVFAAPVAYNYEVTPTIGGVLPEGNLNLDGQLTYGLRFGINLDDSIISQIELGYDRSDNVDYKHSTKETDFNRYYANLVKEYKMTPETALYALVGLGYEDITNEAFKNDDSMFAQYGGGVKYWVTDTFALKAEVRHAIKFDHGDNNLFYSLGFTIPLSPKTAPVVAKVEPKPAPVAAPIAPKDSDMDGVYDDKDKCPNTPAGTVVDADGCTKIIRLHVTFDFDKSTVKSEFMPQIQKVADFMKQNPGYRVVLEGHTDSKGSDAYNMKLSDQRAKAVAKALSSLGVVAAKVSTEAYGESKPVATNDTEAGRAENRRVDALFKK, encoded by the coding sequence ATGAAAAAATCGCTATTTTCATTGGCAGCGTTGGCAACGCTGGTTTTTGCAGCACCTGTAGCTTATAATTATGAGGTGACACCAACTATTGGCGGTGTTTTACCAGAGGGCAATCTTAACTTAGATGGTCAATTAACCTATGGTTTACGATTTGGCATCAATTTAGATGATTCTATTATCAGTCAAATTGAGCTAGGGTATGACAGAAGTGACAATGTTGATTATAAACACAGTACAAAAGAGACTGATTTTAACCGTTATTATGCCAACCTTGTCAAAGAGTACAAAATGACACCAGAAACAGCTTTGTATGCATTGGTGGGCTTGGGATATGAAGATATTACCAATGAAGCATTTAAAAATGATGACAGTATGTTTGCACAATACGGCGGTGGTGTAAAGTATTGGGTCACAGACACGTTTGCACTTAAAGCTGAAGTACGTCATGCGATTAAATTTGACCATGGCGATAACAACCTATTTTATAGCCTAGGTTTTACCATTCCATTAAGTCCAAAAACAGCACCTGTCGTTGCAAAAGTTGAGCCAAAACCAGCGCCTGTTGCAGCACCTATTGCCCCAAAAGATAGTGATATGGATGGTGTGTATGATGATAAAGATAAATGCCCAAATACACCAGCAGGCACTGTAGTTGACGCTGATGGTTGTACGAAAATTATTCGTTTACATGTAACATTTGATTTTGATAAATCAACCGTAAAATCAGAATTTATGCCTCAGATTCAAAAGGTGGCAGATTTTATGAAACAAAATCCAGGTTATCGTGTTGTTTTAGAGGGTCATACAGACTCTAAAGGCAGTGATGCTTACAATATGAAACTTTCTGATCAACGTGCAAAAGCGGTTGCTAAAGCCCTTTCAAGTTTAGGTGTTGTCGCAGCTAAAGTAAGTACAGAAGCATACGGCGAGAGTAAACCAGTAGCGACAAACGATACAGAAGCAGGTCGTGCTGAAAACAGAAGAGTAGACGCACTCTTTAAAAAATAA
- a CDS encoding peptide-binding protein encodes MKTLFLLLIFLTSYVYASTLHLAISANPSRLNPLLATDGTSSEVSRWLFNALLAYNKDAKVVPELANDYFFVDDTTLIFKLRQDVTWSDGVPFSAKDVLFTYETILSPKIFTPYSSSFMHVLHVKMLDEYTVEVKYKYPYFKALEIWMMEVLPEHILRHDKDLMTSKFNQNPIGTGAYTLKTFELSKNILLNANPNYFIHKPYLDNIIFHYLPDRASEFLMLKSKKLDVGTLSPLQLERQIDADFRNYYAIYEEISHTYSYIGFNLKSEKFKDARVREALSLAIDREELVNILSFGHGKVCTGPFLPGTGAFNASVQAPKRDINRAKALLKEAGYDENHPFTFELSTNASGSGSYAAQIIQHQLKDVGVVMKLKVMEWQAFLNTVILPRQFEAVLMGWSLGLKSDAYTIWHSESQRKGGFNFVGYENKRVDALIKEAEQTIQQEKFDALYQEIFALIVADNPYLFLIIPNTITAVNKKINPVSTSIIGIMHNSIEWMKPEF; translated from the coding sequence ATGAAAACACTCTTTTTACTCCTTATTTTTTTAACATCGTATGTGTATGCAAGCACCTTGCATTTGGCTATCTCGGCAAATCCTAGCCGTCTTAATCCTCTGCTTGCAACGGATGGGACAAGCTCTGAAGTCTCACGATGGCTTTTTAATGCCTTACTTGCGTACAATAAAGATGCAAAGGTTGTGCCTGAACTTGCGAATGATTACTTTTTTGTGGATGATACAACACTGATTTTTAAACTCAGACAGGATGTCACATGGAGTGATGGTGTTCCTTTTAGTGCGAAGGATGTGCTTTTCACGTATGAGACTATTCTTTCTCCTAAAATTTTCACCCCTTACTCTTCGAGTTTTATGCATGTTTTACATGTAAAGATGTTGGATGAATATACGGTGGAAGTGAAATACAAATATCCCTATTTTAAGGCTCTTGAAATTTGGATGATGGAGGTGCTGCCTGAGCACATCTTACGCCACGATAAGGATTTAATGACCAGTAAATTTAACCAAAATCCTATTGGAACAGGGGCATATACCCTGAAAACATTTGAGCTTTCTAAAAATATTCTCCTGAATGCCAATCCCAATTATTTTATTCATAAACCGTATCTTGATAACATCATCTTTCACTATTTACCTGATCGTGCCAGTGAATTTTTAATGTTAAAATCTAAAAAATTGGATGTAGGAACACTCAGCCCTTTGCAGCTAGAGCGTCAGATTGATGCAGATTTTCGTAACTATTACGCTATTTACGAAGAGATTTCGCATACGTATTCGTATATTGGCTTTAATCTTAAATCAGAAAAATTTAAAGATGCGAGGGTGCGAGAGGCACTCTCGTTAGCAATTGATAGAGAGGAATTGGTCAATATTCTCTCTTTTGGGCATGGTAAAGTGTGTACAGGCCCTTTTTTACCAGGCACAGGAGCATTTAATGCGAGTGTGCAAGCACCTAAAAGAGATATAAATAGAGCAAAAGCCCTTCTAAAAGAGGCAGGATACGATGAAAACCATCCTTTTACTTTTGAGCTCTCAACCAATGCTAGTGGAAGTGGGAGTTATGCTGCGCAAATTATCCAACATCAACTCAAAGATGTGGGGGTGGTGATGAAATTAAAGGTTATGGAGTGGCAAGCTTTTTTAAATACAGTGATTCTACCCCGTCAGTTTGAAGCCGTGTTAATGGGATGGTCTTTGGGCTTAAAATCAGATGCGTACACCATTTGGCACAGTGAGTCCCAGCGTAAGGGGGGATTTAATTTTGTTGGGTACGAAAATAAAAGAGTCGATGCTTTGATTAAAGAGGCAGAACAAACCATACAGCAAGAAAAATTTGATGCACTCTATCAAGAAATTTTTGCTTTGATTGTGGCGGATAATCCTTATTTATTTTTAATTATTCCCAATACCATTACCGCTGTGAATAAAAAAATCAATCCTGTTTCAACGTCCATTATTGGGATTATGCACAACAGTATCGAGTGGATGAAACCTGAATTTTAA
- a CDS encoding HAD family hydrolase: protein MKTILFDLDGTLIDSTDAILESFGVAYDTFGHVAPEDDTIKKLIGHPLDVMFMMLGVSAFEANDYVAAYKEHYRLISRQKTTLLPLAREAIERASRIATLGVVTTKTARYSEELLEHMGVMHHFKVLIGRESITHPKPHPEPIQKALQVLDKEAMHTWMIGDTPMDLISAKEAGVEGIGVLCGYSTHAELLVHTKNILPDAFSAVKWIEEHR from the coding sequence ATGAAAACAATTTTATTTGATTTGGACGGAACACTGATTGATTCGACCGATGCTATTTTGGAGAGTTTTGGTGTTGCGTATGATACCTTCGGGCACGTAGCACCAGAGGATGATACCATTAAAAAACTCATTGGACATCCTTTGGATGTGATGTTTATGATGCTGGGGGTCTCCGCTTTTGAAGCAAATGATTATGTGGCTGCGTATAAGGAGCATTATCGTTTGATTTCACGTCAAAAAACGACGTTACTTCCTTTGGCACGTGAGGCGATTGAGAGGGCATCTCGCATCGCAACCCTAGGCGTTGTGACGACAAAAACAGCACGTTATTCTGAAGAACTTTTGGAGCATATGGGTGTGATGCATCATTTTAAAGTGCTGATTGGACGGGAGTCTATTACACATCCAAAGCCTCATCCTGAGCCAATTCAAAAGGCTTTGCAGGTGTTGGATAAAGAGGCAATGCATACGTGGATGATTGGTGATACCCCGATGGATTTGATTTCAGCAAAAGAAGCTGGTGTTGAGGGTATTGGTGTTTTGTGTGGATATAGCACACATGCTGAACTTTTAGTACATACGAAAAACATTCTTCCAGATGCGTTTAGTGCCGTAAAATGGATAGAAGAGCATCGTTAA
- a CDS encoding chloride channel protein, whose protein sequence is MNKHVVEQTVIFFSVSKWLLLSSVVGIMIGGLMSIFLNILSRAEHARDLLPFPFYFTLPFALMLTTWIVRTFDPNATGHGTEKVIEAVHKKDGYINAKVIPVKLVATVLTIFSGGSVGKEGPGAQMGAGAASFVATLLKFSKSDRKKLVICGISAGFASVFGTPIAGAIFGIEVLIIGVIMYDVLLPSFIAGFAAFTTAQFLGVTYHYYDINAYRAFSLDVTLIVQVVVAGVFFGIVSDLFITTVNTLEKWIKTIPYNRYLKAFVAGLMMVVISYFLSENYLGLGLGTIRDALSPNALISDNVHWYDFIFKTLFTAITLASGGSGGIITPVFYVGATSGVVFGNLTGDHVALFAALGFVSVLAGTTNSPIASIIMAVELFGVHMANYAALSVVIAFLITGHRSVFGSQKLALNKADNITIKEGDDLEESSISINMKDIDKVKRLKNRLRYKQLRWQVKNAKDDFK, encoded by the coding sequence ATGAACAAACATGTTGTCGAACAAACGGTCATCTTTTTTAGTGTTTCAAAATGGCTTCTTCTCTCTTCTGTGGTTGGTATTATGATAGGAGGACTGATGTCCATCTTTCTTAATATTCTCTCCCGTGCAGAACACGCACGAGACCTTCTTCCCTTCCCCTTTTATTTTACGCTTCCTTTTGCCTTAATGCTTACCACATGGATTGTACGAACATTTGATCCTAATGCTACGGGGCATGGGACGGAGAAAGTGATTGAGGCGGTGCATAAAAAAGATGGGTATATTAATGCTAAAGTGATTCCTGTCAAATTAGTGGCTACAGTGTTGACGATTTTTTCAGGCGGTTCGGTAGGCAAAGAAGGACCTGGGGCACAAATGGGGGCAGGTGCGGCGTCGTTTGTGGCAACATTGCTTAAATTTTCAAAATCAGATCGTAAAAAACTGGTGATTTGTGGTATTAGTGCAGGGTTTGCTTCGGTGTTTGGTACGCCTATTGCAGGGGCTATTTTTGGTATTGAGGTGTTGATTATTGGGGTGATTATGTACGATGTGCTTTTGCCTTCGTTTATTGCAGGTTTTGCGGCATTTACCACGGCACAATTTTTGGGCGTAACGTATCATTATTATGACATCAATGCCTACAGAGCGTTTAGCTTAGATGTGACATTAATTGTACAAGTGGTGGTTGCGGGTGTTTTTTTTGGTATTGTTTCTGATCTTTTTATTACCACGGTCAATACTTTGGAAAAATGGATTAAAACCATTCCCTACAATCGCTATTTAAAAGCGTTTGTTGCGGGATTGATGATGGTGGTTATCTCTTATTTTCTTTCTGAAAACTATTTAGGATTGGGATTAGGCACTATTCGTGATGCACTGAGTCCCAATGCGCTCATTTCCGATAATGTACATTGGTATGATTTTATTTTTAAAACACTGTTTACGGCTATTACCTTAGCCTCAGGAGGAAGCGGGGGGATTATTACCCCTGTGTTTTATGTGGGTGCAACCAGTGGGGTGGTATTTGGCAATTTGACAGGAGATCATGTAGCCCTTTTTGCAGCCCTTGGATTTGTGAGTGTTTTAGCAGGTACGACAAACTCTCCTATCGCTTCTATCATTATGGCAGTAGAGCTTTTTGGTGTGCATATGGCAAATTATGCCGCACTTAGTGTGGTGATTGCTTTTTTAATTACAGGACATCGAAGTGTGTTTGGGTCTCAAAAGTTGGCATTAAATAAAGCGGATAATATTACGATTAAAGAGGGAGATGATTTAGAAGAGAGTTCGATTAGCATTAATATGAAAGATATAGATAAAGTCAAACGTCTCAAAAATAGGTTACGGTATAAGCAGTTGCGTTGGCAAGTGAAAAATGCAAAGGATGATTTTAAGTGA
- a CDS encoding DUF4197 domain-containing protein translates to MLKKSLIMLTPLLLCAANWQDTLNTAVNAASSTQTTTKANTTSQSTATSGVKEALSLGAKQAVSLLGKENGYLNNSAVKIPLPSSMQPVATAAEKLGGKRYVDDFVQTMNTAATKSVPKTASILSDTITSMSVEDAQAIVSGGNTAATDYFKNKAGSKLLSAIMPIIKESIGESQVMNSYQSLKNFAGKSSATQAIGNHALVTQASGLAKGLGMGDVVPNEDEDIESYVGRKTLDGLFYMIAEKEKALRSNPLASGSSIIQQVFGK, encoded by the coding sequence ATGCTTAAAAAAAGCCTTATCATGCTCACCCCTCTTTTGCTCTGTGCCGCCAATTGGCAAGATACACTTAATACCGCAGTCAATGCCGCTTCCAGCACGCAAACGACCACAAAGGCAAACACAACCTCTCAAAGTACCGCCACCTCAGGCGTGAAAGAAGCGCTTAGTTTAGGTGCTAAACAAGCTGTTTCTCTTTTAGGAAAAGAGAATGGTTACTTAAACAACAGTGCGGTTAAAATTCCTTTGCCTTCATCCATGCAACCCGTTGCCACAGCAGCTGAAAAATTGGGAGGCAAACGGTATGTCGATGATTTTGTTCAAACGATGAATACCGCAGCAACCAAATCCGTCCCAAAAACAGCCTCCATTTTAAGCGACACTATCACTTCGATGAGTGTTGAAGATGCACAAGCTATTGTCAGTGGTGGCAATACCGCCGCAACGGATTATTTTAAAAATAAAGCAGGCAGTAAACTCTTAAGTGCCATTATGCCCATCATTAAAGAGAGTATTGGTGAGAGTCAAGTAATGAACTCATACCAGAGTCTTAAAAACTTTGCAGGAAAGAGTAGTGCAACCCAAGCTATTGGTAATCATGCGCTTGTCACGCAAGCTTCAGGTCTCGCTAAAGGATTAGGAATGGGCGATGTTGTTCCAAATGAAGATGAGGACATTGAGAGCTACGTTGGGCGAAAAACCCTCGATGGTCTTTTTTATATGATAGCAGAAAAAGAAAAAGCGTTGCGTAGTAATCCACTCGCAAGTGGTAGTTCGATTATTCAACAAGTGTTTGGAAAGTAA